The following coding sequences are from one Streptomyces sp. NBC_01232 window:
- a CDS encoding GAF domain-containing protein, whose translation MDARAAARLLKGVRAAALAGDRPPAAPRPEIAESWRRMLAGGVHPDRDARSRMLSAAETEERRHVSPLREILPVLREGLLPALDEALHIMVVADADGRLLWREGHASILRKADRLGFAVGADWDEAVVGTNGVGTALVARRPVQVFSAEHFVSSHHDWTCAGAPVRDPRDGRLLGVVDVSGPLATMHPATLAWVSSVARLAERELRLRHLESLELLRAVASPLLARLPGRALAVDPNGWTAAVTGLAPTERIPLPKTFGPGRVWVPQLGECVVEALPGGWLVRVAQDRHSTAATRIVLDLSRAGCWSATVYGPSGSWSQELSPRHAELLFLLAESPRGRSAAELSAELFGDPTRTVTVRAELSRVRRHLAGVLTHRPYRFAQDVEVELIRPQDPAALLPHSTAPAVIRARLGRTVPGMIP comes from the coding sequence ATGGACGCGCGGGCGGCGGCGCGTCTGCTCAAGGGGGTGCGGGCGGCGGCACTGGCCGGGGACCGCCCGCCGGCCGCGCCCAGGCCGGAGATCGCGGAGTCCTGGCGCCGGATGCTGGCGGGCGGGGTGCACCCGGACCGGGACGCGCGCTCGCGGATGCTGTCGGCCGCCGAGACGGAGGAGCGGCGGCACGTGTCGCCGCTGCGGGAGATCCTGCCGGTGTTGCGCGAGGGGCTGCTGCCCGCCCTGGACGAGGCCCTGCACATCATGGTCGTCGCGGACGCGGACGGGCGGCTGCTGTGGCGGGAGGGCCACGCGTCCATCCTGCGCAAGGCGGACCGGCTCGGCTTCGCGGTCGGCGCCGACTGGGACGAGGCGGTCGTCGGCACCAACGGGGTGGGCACCGCCCTGGTGGCCCGGCGGCCGGTGCAGGTGTTCTCGGCCGAGCACTTCGTCTCCAGCCACCACGACTGGACCTGCGCCGGGGCGCCCGTACGGGACCCGCGGGACGGGCGGCTGCTGGGCGTGGTCGACGTCAGCGGGCCGCTGGCCACCATGCACCCGGCGACGCTGGCGTGGGTGAGCTCGGTGGCCCGCCTCGCGGAGCGGGAGCTGCGGCTGCGGCACCTGGAGTCGCTGGAGCTGCTGCGGGCGGTGGCGTCCCCGCTGCTGGCCCGGCTGCCCGGGCGGGCCCTGGCCGTGGACCCGAACGGCTGGACGGCGGCGGTGACGGGCCTGGCCCCGACGGAACGGATCCCGCTGCCGAAGACCTTCGGGCCCGGCCGGGTGTGGGTGCCGCAGCTCGGGGAGTGCGTGGTGGAGGCGCTGCCCGGCGGCTGGCTGGTGCGCGTCGCGCAGGACCGTCACAGTACGGCGGCGACCCGGATCGTCCTGGACCTCAGCCGGGCCGGCTGCTGGTCGGCGACGGTGTACGGGCCTTCCGGGAGCTGGTCGCAGGAGCTGAGCCCGCGCCACGCGGAGCTGCTGTTCCTGCTGGCGGAGAGCCCGCGGGGGCGCTCGGCGGCGGAGCTGAGCGCGGAGCTGTTCGGGGATCCGACGCGCACGGTGACGGTCCGGGCCGAGCTGTCCCGCGTACGCCGCCACCTCGCGGGGGTCCTCACGCACCGGCCGTACCGCTTCGCGCAGGACGTGGAGGTGGAGCTGATCCGCCCCCAGGACCCGGCCGCGCTGCTCCCGCACTCCACCGCCCCCGCGGTGATCAGGGCCCGCCTGGGCCGGACGGTTCCCGGCATGATTCCCTGA
- a CDS encoding putative leader peptide translates to MNGAGIALVSRRHVDLGRMSSAICPAR, encoded by the coding sequence ATGAATGGAGCTGGAATTGCCTTGGTGAGTCGGCGGCACGTCGACCTCGGCCGCATGTCCAGCGCCATCTGTCCGGCCCGCTGA
- a CDS encoding GNAT family N-acetyltransferase, giving the protein MSTITLTTWSLEMTSPADLVPAVPAGPEISVVRAEVPSPEFSRFLYASVGGDIHWTDRLSLTRAQWVEQLARPGVETWVAYDRGTPAGYVELDPQDDGVVEIMYFGLLPDFRGRRIGGHLLSVGVARAWSLAERWPDREPTRRVWVHTCSQDGPTAMSNYERRGFKVFRTETEQKEETPTPGPWPGA; this is encoded by the coding sequence ATGAGCACCATCACTCTCACCACCTGGTCGCTGGAGATGACCTCTCCGGCGGACCTCGTCCCGGCGGTCCCGGCCGGCCCGGAGATCTCCGTCGTCCGGGCGGAGGTCCCCTCTCCCGAGTTCAGCCGCTTCCTGTACGCGTCGGTGGGCGGCGACATCCACTGGACGGACCGGCTGTCGCTGACCCGTGCGCAGTGGGTGGAGCAGCTGGCCCGGCCGGGGGTGGAGACCTGGGTGGCGTACGACCGGGGCACGCCGGCCGGGTACGTGGAACTCGATCCGCAGGACGACGGTGTGGTGGAGATCATGTACTTCGGTCTCCTCCCGGACTTCCGCGGGCGCCGCATCGGCGGGCACCTGCTGTCGGTGGGCGTCGCCCGGGCCTGGTCCCTCGCGGAGAGGTGGCCCGACCGGGAGCCGACCCGGCGGGTGTGGGTGCACACGTGCAGCCAGGACGGTCCGACGGCGATGAGCAACTACGAGCGGCGCGGCTTCAAGGTCTTCAGGACCGAGACGGAACAGAAGGAAGAGACCCCGACCCCCGGCCCGTGGCCGGGCGCGTAG